The DNA segment ATCTGCGCGGCCATCGGGTTCTGCTGGGCGCTCATCGTGAAACGGAGGCGGCCGGACATCTACGCCGGGATCGGCCGGGGAGCCGACGGCCGGAACGTCATCGACTACGCCGAGCTGGCACGCCCGCACTCGCACTCGCATTCGCAGACCAACGCGCAGCACCCGCACGAGCTCCGCGACCACTCTCCGTCGATCAAGTAGGGAAGATCCATGACGTACGCCATTCAGGAACTAGTGATCCGGCACGTGTCGCCGTTCGACACCGAGGAGATCACCAATCTTGTGGCCGACGCGATGTGGGACGGACCAGTCGCCCGCTGGATGCAACCGGACACGGTGGCCCGCCGGCGCAACACGCCTCGATACTTCGAGATCTTCGTGGAGTACGCCCTGCAGTACGGCGAGGTCTACAGCACCGCCGACGCGGACGACGGCCGGATGAACGGTGTGGCGCTGTGGTTCCCGCTCACCGCGATGATTCCGCCGCCGATGGATTACGAGCGCCGGCTCAAGGAGGCTTCGGACACGGCGTTCGACCGCTGCCAGCAGCTCGACGCGGCACTCGACGAGCACCACCCGCTCGAGCCGCACCACTACCTGGCGTTCATGGCCGTACGCCCCGGCCAGCAAGGCCGGGGCATCGGCAGCGCGTTGCTCGACCGGCACCACGCCCGGCTGGACCGGGCCGGGCTTCCGGCCTATCTCGAGGCCAACGACCCGCGTAATCGCGACCTCTACCTTCGGCACGGATACCAGGTCCGGTCCGTGATCGAGCTACCCGACGGACCCTCCGTCTGGTGCATGTGGAGGGCGCCTATGGCCTGATACCGACTACGCAGCCGTGGGGAACTCGTAGATCCAGAACGACTGCTGGTCCATGCACGAGGCTTGCA comes from the Actinoplanes sp. OR16 genome and includes:
- a CDS encoding N-acetyltransferase; this translates as MTYAIQELVIRHVSPFDTEEITNLVADAMWDGPVARWMQPDTVARRRNTPRYFEIFVEYALQYGEVYSTADADDGRMNGVALWFPLTAMIPPPMDYERRLKEASDTAFDRCQQLDAALDEHHPLEPHHYLAFMAVRPGQQGRGIGSALLDRHHARLDRAGLPAYLEANDPRNRDLYLRHGYQVRSVIELPDGPSVWCMWRAPMA